Below is a genomic region from Helicobacter pylori.
AAGGGGGGCAAAGCATTAACAATTCTGTCTAAAAACGACTCGTCCGTTAAAAAATGCTGTCCTAAAGACTTTTTAGCTACTACCATAGCACGCTTTTAATTCCTAGTATTATACCTTAAAAAGGGGATTTGTCTTTCCTTTTTAATGCAACTTCCTTATTATAGCTTTTTTCATTCAAAGATGTTGGTAGTTTTGACAATAGGAACGCTTCAATTAACACTCGTGGCGCTCGTATTAAAAATTAGTATTAAAATCTTTTTCGTTAATAATTGGTTAGATTTTGCATTATAAAATGAAATCCTAGCCAATGAGCTAGAATTAAATTTCAATTAAAGGAGTCATCATGGCACACCATGAACAACAACAGCAACAACAGGCTAACAGCCAACACCACCACCATCACCACGCACACCACCACCATTACTACGGCGGTGAACACCATCACCATAATGCGCAACAACACGCTGAACAACAAGCAGAGCAACAAGCTCAACAACAGCAACAACAACAAGCACACCAACAACAACAACAAAAAGCACAACAACAAAACCAACAATATTGATTGGGGCGTTTGTGGGGGCGGCCTTAGGGCTACTCCTGGCTTTTAGCTCTTTTGATCCAGTAAATCTATCAATTCAAACCAACCCTTTTAACTCCATTAGATTTTTAAACTTTTAAAATCTCTCTTTTGATGATTGTCAAATGGCTCTATTTTCTGTCCAATAAAGATAAGCTTATTCATTGAGTGGTCATAATGGGGTGCAAAACTTAACGATTTGGCATGCGTATTGCGATCTAGGGGTGTTTTAAGGGGGTTTGTTGTAAAATCTCATCACGCCCCATAAGTGGCCTTATGGGGCAAACTACCTTAAAAGGAGCATGTTATGCCTAAGACACATAACAAACGCTCTTGGAAAACATTATACTTTGAGTTTGCTTTTTTGGGGCTTAAAGTGATCGTTTCTGTGAAACGCTGATTTTTCTAAGAGCGTTCCCCTGAGTTTAAAAGCTTAGGGGTTTCCTTTATAAGCGGGTTTGTCCTTGACTTTTGGGGCGTTAATTATTTCTTTATATTTTCATTCACATTTTTTAATCTTGTTTTAGCGTTTGTAAAATTAAAAGTTTTAAGGGGGTTTGTTGTAGAATCCCATCACGCCCCATAGTTGCGATATGGGGCAGACCAACATTGTAAGGAGCATGCCATGCGATCAAAAAATGGCAAACGCTCTTGGAGATCATTATACTTTGAGTTTGCTTTTTTGGGGCTTAAAGTGATCGTTTCTGTGAAACGCTGATTTTTCTAAGAGCGTTCCCCTGAGTTTAAAGCTTAGGGGTTTCCTTTTCAAACGGGTTTGCCCTTGACTTTTGGGGCGTTAAGTTTTGTTGTAGAACGCATTTTCTTAAGAGAGTAGCAATAATTCTCCTCCCTACAAAACTAAATCCACTTATAGAACGCTTTTTAAAAATACCGCTTGCTTTAGCTCTTTGGTTATTTGTCTTAAAAACTACTCCCTTAAAAACCCGTATTCATAGACTTTAGGCTGTATTTCTTTGGCGAGATCTTTTAGGGCGTCTTGCAAGTTAGCGTAAAGCTGTTTGTAATGTTCGTCTTTGGCTTTAGCGGGCAGATTTAATTTGCCTTGCGCGTTACGGCCTTGAAAAAATTCTTTGATGTCATAAAGGCTTGCGTTAGCGTTATAATGGCGGTTTGTGGAAGCTTTTGTGTGGTAATGGCGATAAATTTCTCTGCCAGCATCAAACACCCTTGAAGCGCTCGGGCTGAATTCTAGGGGCTTGTTTTCTTTTTTAGCGTTTAAAAAGAGGCTATCGCCCTCCTCTTTTACGCCCTTCTCTTTTATCCCGCCCTTTAAAAAGTCTAATAAAGCGTGGCTAGAATACCTTTCTTTAGCATTGACTTCAGTTTCGCTAAAGGGGATAAAATGGTTAGTCCCTTGAGTGGTCGTGATGCGGTTTTTAGAATGAAAAAGCATGAACGCCAAACAATTGTTTTTAAACTCGCTGTCGTCTTGGAAAGCGTCATCATAGGGAGCGTAAAATTGATCCCTATCGTTTTGCCATGTGGCTTTGATGCAATGGCGGATGGAGAAAAATACAGACACTAACAAAATTGTAGTTGCAATGATTGGAAAATATTTTACATGCGATTGTTGTGATTTGTCAATAACGCTAATATGGACTAAATTTTGATGTTGAAAACTGTTGCGACCAGGATCTAAATAGCCAAAAATAGTGTCTCTTTCCTTTGGCTGAAACTTTTGTAAATAGTCTGCTAAAAATAGAACCTTATTGCACGAGTGTATATTTTTATACCCCAAAAATTCGCCAAGCGAGTCAAACACTTCCAAATTGAGCGTGTTGGTGGGTTTTAAGGGGGGGTAGCGGTATCCCACACCAAAAAGCCGATGGGGAATTGTCCTTTCACGTTATCAAAGCTATCTGCAGGCACCATAAACCCCTCTAAAAATTTGGCTTTAAAGACTTCTCTGAATTTTTTAAAGTTGCTAGAATTAAGGTATTTGAGCGTTGAAAAACTCGCCATGATACAGCCGTTCAATTCCTTATAAATGCGCATGAAAAATTGAGCGAAAAGTTCGTTAGCCCCA
It encodes:
- the hpnL gene encoding nickel-binding protein HpnL gives rise to the protein MAHHEQQQQQQANSQHHHHHHAHHHHYYGGEHHHHNAQQHAEQQAEQQAQQQQQQQAHQQQQQKAQQQNQQY